A stretch of the Arthrobacter sp. PAMC 25486 genome encodes the following:
- the disA gene encoding DNA integrity scanning diadenylate cyclase DisA translates to MLRSPEEALKATIARVAPGTALRDGLERILRGRTGALIVLGSDKTIESLCSGGFEIGIDFAPTSLRELAKMDGAIVCDKDVTKILRAAVQLVPDPSIETQESGTRHRTAERVAIQTGVPVVSVSQSMQIIALYVDGLRYVLEGSEKVLARGNQALATLERYRARLDQVTSSLSALEIEAMVTVRDVAVTLQRHEMVRRISEEIAQYVLELGVDGRLLSLQLEELSATRGSGADTVIRDYTDPETTDVEAAVAALQEIDQADLIDLNLIAGVVGIISGNDSLDAIIQPRGYRLVSGLKTVPRAVAGRLVDHFGGLQNLMAATIDELMMVDGIGELRARNVREGLSRIAEASLLDRFL, encoded by the coding sequence ATGCTCCGCAGCCCCGAAGAGGCCCTCAAGGCCACTATTGCCCGTGTCGCCCCTGGAACGGCGCTGCGTGACGGGCTTGAACGCATTCTTCGCGGCCGCACCGGCGCACTCATTGTGCTTGGCTCTGACAAGACCATTGAGAGTCTTTGTTCCGGCGGTTTTGAAATTGGCATCGACTTTGCGCCCACAAGCCTGCGTGAACTGGCAAAGATGGACGGTGCCATTGTGTGCGACAAGGATGTGACAAAAATCCTGCGCGCAGCCGTCCAGCTGGTTCCGGACCCCAGCATTGAAACCCAGGAATCCGGCACCCGGCACCGCACGGCGGAGCGGGTGGCCATCCAGACAGGCGTGCCGGTGGTATCCGTGAGCCAGTCGATGCAGATCATTGCCCTCTACGTTGACGGGCTCCGCTACGTCTTGGAGGGTTCCGAAAAGGTGCTGGCCCGCGGCAACCAGGCCCTTGCCACCCTCGAACGCTACCGTGCCCGCCTCGACCAGGTGACCAGCTCACTCTCGGCGCTGGAAATTGAGGCCATGGTGACCGTCCGCGATGTGGCCGTCACCTTGCAACGCCACGAGATGGTCCGGCGAATTTCGGAAGAAATCGCCCAGTATGTGTTGGAACTGGGTGTTGACGGCCGGCTGCTGTCCCTGCAGTTGGAAGAACTCTCAGCCACCCGCGGCTCGGGTGCCGACACCGTGATCCGCGACTACACTGACCCCGAAACCACGGATGTTGAAGCGGCAGTGGCGGCCCTTCAGGAGATTGACCAGGCCGACCTGATCGACCTGAACCTGATTGCGGGCGTGGTGGGGATCATCAGCGGCAATGACTCACTTGATGCCATCATCCAGCCCCGCGGCTACCGCTTGGTTTCCGGTCTAAAGACTGTCCCCCGCGCTGTTGCGGGACGCCTGGTGGACCACTTTGGCGGCCTGCAGAATCTCATGGCGGCAACCATCGACGAGCTGATGATGGTGGACGGCATTGGTGAGCTGCGTGCCCGCAATGTCCGTGAGGGCCTGTCCCGCATTGCCGAGGCCAGCCTGCTCGACCGGTTCCTCTAG
- a CDS encoding DUF4232 domain-containing protein, producing MGTTGKPGTAKAPRTNPAPKPRASAPVFRRRRIVVAVLALLIIGGLVAGGFFIAGLFGADPAVKGSTEQGSSGNQAKPKPGANSGTKPSAVCDEAGIKVAAAVDKPNYGPDEHPILTLRVTNTGPAPCDINVGTSQMEYVITSGDDIIFNSRNCQLDPNDLVKNLAPGASESANLVWQVNRNSPDCAPVVSKPGRGGATYVLVATLGKWSSDRVAFTLQ from the coding sequence GTGGGAACTACAGGGAAACCAGGAACGGCCAAGGCGCCGCGGACCAACCCTGCCCCAAAACCGCGAGCCTCAGCCCCAGTGTTCCGCCGGCGCCGGATCGTGGTGGCCGTGCTTGCACTGCTCATCATCGGCGGGCTTGTTGCCGGAGGGTTCTTCATTGCCGGCCTGTTTGGTGCAGACCCCGCAGTTAAGGGCAGCACCGAGCAGGGGAGCAGCGGCAACCAGGCCAAACCCAAGCCTGGGGCGAATTCGGGCACCAAGCCCTCGGCCGTGTGCGACGAAGCCGGCATCAAGGTGGCCGCCGCCGTCGACAAGCCCAATTACGGACCAGACGAACATCCCATCCTGACGCTGCGGGTGACGAACACCGGCCCGGCCCCGTGCGACATCAACGTTGGCACCAGCCAGATGGAGTACGTGATCACCAGCGGCGATGACATCATCTTCAACTCGCGAAACTGCCAGCTGGACCCCAACGACCTCGTGAAAAACCTGGCACCGGGGGCCTCGGAATCGGCCAACCTGGTGTGGCAGGTCAACCGCAACTCACCAGATTGCGCGCCCGTGGTCAGCAAGCCGGGCAGGGGTGGCGCCACCTATGTGCTGGTGGCAACCCTTGGCAAGTGGTCAAGCGACCGGGTCGCCTTCACCCTGCAATAA
- a CDS encoding helix-turn-helix domain-containing protein — MTVSPDYTAFGTNLRKLRRNSVWKTQEVFARRVGMDRSYISGLESGRRNPTLDAIVKLADGLGVHPGELLKTQPRVPLTSKGQPTG; from the coding sequence GTGACCGTTTCTCCTGACTACACAGCTTTTGGGACCAACCTCCGTAAACTTCGCAGGAACAGCGTCTGGAAGACGCAGGAGGTCTTTGCGCGCCGCGTAGGGATGGACCGCAGTTACATCAGCGGCCTGGAAAGCGGACGGCGCAACCCCACGCTGGACGCCATCGTCAAACTCGCCGATGGGCTGGGTGTCCATCCGGGCGAATTGCTCAAGACCCAACCCAGGGTGCCCCTGACGTCCAAGGGCCAACCGACCGGCTGA
- a CDS encoding Fe-S cluster assembly protein HesB, whose translation MPHPALPNVPHSVLHARITEWFQREARDLPWRGDCSAWGILVSEIMLQQTPVVRVQPVWEEWLDRWPTPADFAAAPAADVLRAWGRLGYPRRALRLHAAAAEIVKKHGGDVPDNYDELLELPGVGTYTAAAVAAFAFGRRTTVVDTNIRRVHARLVIGQALPAPALTAAEMALAAALLPENRDESVLWSAGVMELGALICTARRPKCNECPVFEQCAWIAAGQPEPTYIPKGQPWAGTDRQVRGAVMAVLRAASSPVHADLLWNADAARRHTEVTKELDKLHALNTHAPQLERALAGLVTDGLAQHSAAGYHLPA comes from the coding sequence ATGCCCCATCCTGCCTTGCCCAACGTGCCCCACAGCGTCCTGCACGCACGCATCACCGAGTGGTTTCAGCGCGAAGCCAGGGACCTGCCGTGGCGCGGCGACTGCTCGGCATGGGGCATCCTCGTCAGCGAGATCATGCTGCAGCAAACCCCGGTGGTGCGGGTCCAGCCAGTGTGGGAGGAATGGCTGGACCGCTGGCCAACACCGGCAGACTTTGCTGCCGCACCGGCAGCTGATGTCCTCCGGGCTTGGGGCAGGCTCGGTTACCCGCGCCGCGCCCTGCGCCTGCACGCGGCTGCCGCGGAGATAGTAAAAAAGCATGGCGGGGACGTCCCCGACAACTACGACGAGCTATTGGAACTCCCTGGTGTGGGCACGTACACGGCTGCCGCCGTCGCCGCCTTTGCCTTTGGCCGCCGCACAACCGTTGTCGACACCAACATCCGGCGCGTGCACGCCCGGCTCGTCATTGGCCAGGCCCTCCCCGCACCCGCGCTGACGGCGGCTGAGATGGCGCTGGCCGCAGCTCTCTTGCCGGAAAACCGCGACGAATCTGTGCTGTGGAGCGCCGGTGTGATGGAACTCGGGGCGTTGATCTGCACGGCCCGGCGCCCCAAATGCAATGAGTGCCCCGTGTTTGAGCAGTGTGCCTGGATTGCCGCCGGCCAGCCCGAACCCACCTACATCCCGAAGGGCCAGCCGTGGGCCGGCACCGACAGGCAGGTGCGCGGAGCCGTCATGGCCGTGCTGCGAGCCGCCAGTTCACCCGTCCACGCGGACCTGCTGTGGAACGCGGACGCCGCGAGGCGCCACACCGAGGTCACCAAGGAACTGGATAAACTGCACGCATTGAACACGCACGCTCCGCAGCTGGAACGTGCCCTCGCCGGCCTGGTGACGGACGGCCTGGCCCAGCACTCGGCCGCCGGCTACCACCTGCCTGCCTGA
- the dhaM gene encoding dihydroxyacetone kinase phosphoryl donor subunit DhaM, whose product MSVGLVIVSHSAQLAAGVVELAAQMAPNVVLVPAGGMDDGGIGTSLEKVMAALGLADTGDGAVVLTDLGSAVMTAESALEFLGSPELVSLADAPLVEGAVAAAVAAQSGASVDVVCKAAETALTPGGVPAAAEAVPTAAGGASAVEQQDKESQGEGAVTAVLTLINPMGLHARPAAALAGELGAMDVEIEINGADGQSVMMLMTLGAAQGTDLNVSATGPDAQRAVDLVRREVEAGFGEL is encoded by the coding sequence ATGAGCGTCGGATTGGTGATCGTCTCCCACAGCGCCCAGCTGGCGGCGGGCGTCGTTGAGCTGGCGGCCCAAATGGCGCCAAATGTTGTGCTGGTTCCCGCCGGTGGCATGGACGACGGCGGCATCGGGACCTCGCTGGAAAAGGTCATGGCTGCGCTGGGGCTGGCCGATACCGGGGACGGTGCGGTGGTGCTGACCGACCTTGGCTCGGCCGTCATGACGGCCGAGTCGGCGCTGGAATTCCTGGGCAGCCCCGAACTGGTCAGCCTGGCCGATGCCCCCTTGGTTGAGGGTGCGGTGGCTGCGGCGGTGGCCGCCCAATCTGGTGCATCCGTTGATGTTGTGTGCAAGGCCGCCGAGACTGCGCTGACACCCGGTGGTGTGCCTGCCGCGGCGGAGGCTGTGCCAACGGCGGCGGGTGGGGCATCCGCCGTCGAACAGCAGGACAAAGAATCCCAGGGTGAAGGCGCGGTGACTGCCGTGCTCACCCTGATCAACCCCATGGGCCTGCACGCGCGGCCGGCGGCGGCGCTGGCCGGTGAGCTGGGCGCCATGGACGTTGAGATTGAGATCAACGGGGCGGACGGGCAGTCGGTCATGATGCTCATGACGCTCGGTGCGGCACAGGGCACCGACCTGAACGTGAGCGCCACGGGGCCGGATGCGCAACGCGCCGTGGACCTGGTGCGCCGCGAGGTGGAGGCCGGCTTCGGCGAGCTCTGA
- the dhaL gene encoding dihydroxyacetone kinase subunit DhaL, with the protein MSQTLDAAWAVRWLRFSAKVVAENRVALSELDRAIGDGDHGENLDRGFSAIIEKLDGEPPATPGAAFKLAAMTLMSKVGGAAGPLYGTAFLRAATAVGDAAELDSGTLAAALAAARDGVVARGKAAVGEKTMIDAWTPAVDAATEAAGAGAEPDAVLLAAAAAAESGAVSTDPLIARKGRASYLGERAIGHRDPGAASSALILRAAAQAAGEGA; encoded by the coding sequence ATGAGCCAAACACTTGATGCCGCCTGGGCCGTGCGCTGGCTGCGGTTCTCCGCGAAAGTCGTTGCCGAGAACCGTGTGGCACTGAGCGAACTGGACCGGGCCATTGGCGACGGCGACCACGGCGAGAACCTGGACCGCGGCTTCAGCGCCATTATTGAAAAGCTCGACGGCGAACCGCCCGCCACCCCCGGTGCCGCGTTCAAGCTTGCCGCCATGACCTTGATGTCGAAGGTGGGCGGGGCCGCCGGGCCCCTGTACGGCACGGCCTTCCTGCGCGCTGCAACGGCCGTGGGCGATGCCGCCGAACTGGATTCCGGCACACTTGCTGCCGCCCTGGCCGCCGCCCGCGATGGTGTGGTCGCCCGCGGCAAGGCAGCAGTGGGGGAGAAGACCATGATCGATGCCTGGACCCCGGCCGTCGACGCCGCAACGGAGGCTGCCGGGGCAGGTGCCGAACCGGACGCCGTGCTTTTGGCAGCCGCTGCTGCTGCCGAGTCGGGCGCCGTGTCCACCGATCCGCTCATTGCCCGCAAGGGCCGGGCCAGCTACTTGGGGGAGCGGGCCATCGGCCACCGGGATCCCGGCGCCGCATCCTCCGCGCTCATCCTGCGCGCCGCCGCACAGGCAGCAGGTGAGGGCGCATGA
- the dhaK gene encoding dihydroxyacetone kinase subunit DhaK has product MKKLINDPKTVVNESMEGFGQAHARHVMVHPDPLFVTRREAPREGKVGLVSGGGSGHEPLHAGYVGFGMLDAAVPGAMFTSPTPDAIIPATIAANSGAGVVHIVKNYTGDVLNFETAAEMAEAEGVNVRTVLVNDDVAVEDSLYTAGRRGVAGTVLVEKIAGAAAERGDNLDAVAAIGQRVNDNVRSMGVALSACTVPHAGVPSFELAETEIEIGIGIHGEPGRHRIPMENADGITERLLEPILTDLKPSAGEKVLLFVNGMGGTPASELYIVYRHAAKVLEAAGLVVERSLVGNYITALEMQGCSISVLRLDDEMTELWDAPVDTPTLRWGM; this is encoded by the coding sequence ATGAAAAAGCTCATCAATGATCCCAAGACTGTTGTCAATGAGTCTATGGAAGGGTTTGGCCAGGCCCACGCCCGCCACGTTATGGTTCACCCCGACCCCCTGTTTGTCACCCGCCGGGAAGCCCCGCGCGAAGGCAAGGTTGGCCTGGTCTCAGGCGGCGGCAGCGGCCATGAGCCCCTGCACGCAGGCTATGTGGGCTTCGGCATGCTCGACGCCGCCGTGCCCGGGGCCATGTTCACGTCCCCCACACCCGACGCCATCATTCCGGCGACGATCGCCGCCAACTCAGGGGCCGGCGTCGTGCATATCGTGAAGAATTACACCGGCGACGTGCTGAACTTTGAGACTGCCGCCGAGATGGCCGAGGCGGAAGGCGTGAACGTGCGCACCGTCCTGGTGAACGACGACGTCGCGGTGGAAGATTCGCTGTACACGGCCGGGCGCCGCGGCGTGGCCGGCACCGTCCTGGTTGAGAAGATCGCCGGGGCCGCCGCCGAACGGGGGGACAACCTCGACGCCGTCGCCGCCATCGGCCAGCGGGTCAACGACAATGTGCGCAGCATGGGCGTGGCCCTGTCCGCCTGCACCGTCCCGCACGCCGGGGTTCCCAGCTTTGAACTTGCCGAGACCGAAATCGAGATCGGCATCGGCATCCACGGCGAGCCCGGGCGGCACCGGATCCCCATGGAAAACGCCGACGGCATCACCGAGCGGCTCCTGGAACCCATCCTCACCGACCTCAAACCGAGCGCGGGCGAGAAGGTGCTGCTCTTCGTCAACGGCATGGGCGGCACCCCCGCCAGCGAGCTGTACATCGTGTACCGGCACGCGGCCAAGGTGCTCGAAGCGGCCGGCCTCGTCGTGGAACGCTCGCTGGTGGGCAACTACATCACCGCCCTTGAGATGCAGGGCTGCTCCATCTCGGTGCTGCGTCTCGACGACGAAATGACCGAACTGTGGGATGCTCCCGTGGACACGCCGACACTGCGATGGGGAATGTAA
- a CDS encoding amino-acid N-acetyltransferase has translation MTVDTARSTIVLRPARTSDVHAIKDLVAPLAEQRILISKESVTYFESIQEFLIAEVDGQIVGCGALHVMWEDLAEIRTLATADAWRGKGVGRALVAKLLENAATLGVNRVFCLTFEEDFFVRNGFTIMADQSVVDPAVYSELLRSADEGIAEFLDLARVKPNTLGNTRMIRQL, from the coding sequence GTGACTGTAGATACTGCCCGCTCCACCATTGTCCTCCGGCCCGCCCGCACCTCGGATGTGCATGCCATCAAGGACCTGGTGGCGCCACTGGCCGAGCAGCGCATCCTGATTTCCAAAGAGTCGGTCACCTACTTTGAATCCATCCAGGAATTTCTCATCGCCGAGGTGGACGGGCAGATAGTTGGCTGCGGGGCCCTGCACGTCATGTGGGAAGACCTGGCGGAGATCCGGACCCTCGCAACCGCCGACGCGTGGCGTGGCAAGGGTGTTGGCCGGGCGCTTGTGGCAAAGCTACTGGAGAACGCCGCCACCCTGGGCGTCAACCGGGTGTTCTGCCTGACCTTTGAAGAAGACTTCTTCGTCCGCAACGGCTTCACCATCATGGCCGACCAAAGCGTCGTGGACCCCGCCGTCTACTCCGAGCTGCTGCGTTCGGCAGACGAAGGCATTGCGGAGTTCCTTGACCTGGCCCGGGTAAAGCCCAACACCTTGGGTAACACGCGAATGATCCGCCAGCTCTAG
- a CDS encoding TMEM175 family protein: protein MFFSDAVFAIAMTLLVLDLKLPAMDSGTTAAELRDVLLDQVGPFAAFILSFVLVGRLWMNHHRKFKAIKNYDPALQSINLLALFFVVFLPVPTSLLFQANAQSPWPPVIYALTISGSFVSLSWLWAHAHKAKLMHDWVDAALHRMILHGTDPVWAVFLLSIPVAFLSPVWAMYSWILIWPVSMVHGKWQLARFLRDEQTGQADTSKNAAHEP from the coding sequence ATGTTTTTCAGCGATGCCGTGTTTGCGATCGCCATGACGCTGCTGGTGCTCGATTTGAAGCTGCCGGCCATGGACTCAGGAACGACGGCGGCCGAGCTCCGGGACGTGCTGTTGGACCAAGTGGGGCCATTTGCTGCGTTCATCCTGAGCTTTGTCCTGGTGGGCAGGCTGTGGATGAACCACCACCGAAAGTTTAAGGCCATCAAGAACTACGACCCCGCCCTGCAGAGCATCAACCTGCTGGCACTGTTCTTTGTGGTCTTCCTGCCCGTGCCAACCTCACTGCTGTTTCAGGCCAACGCACAGAGCCCGTGGCCGCCGGTTATCTACGCGCTCACCATCTCCGGCAGTTTTGTGAGCTTGAGTTGGCTGTGGGCCCACGCGCACAAAGCAAAACTCATGCACGACTGGGTCGATGCGGCCCTGCACCGCATGATCCTGCACGGCACCGATCCCGTCTGGGCGGTGTTCCTGCTCTCCATCCCCGTAGCCTTCCTCAGCCCCGTCTGGGCCATGTACTCGTGGATCCTGATCTGGCCCGTTTCCATGGTGCACGGGAAATGGCAGTTGGCAAGATTCCTCCGGGACGAGCAGACCGGGCAGGCGGACACTTCCAAAAATGCCGCCCATGAGCCATAG
- a CDS encoding ATP-dependent Clp protease ATP-binding subunit, translating to MFERFTDRARRVVVLAQEEARMLNHNYIGTEHILLGLIHEGEGVAAKALESLNISLDGVREQVQEIIGQGQQAPSGHIPFTPRAKKVLELSLREALQLGHNYIGTEHILLGLIREGEGVAAQVLVKLGADLGRVRQQVIQLLSGYQGKEPVASGGNQPEGQPAGSVVLDQFGRNLTQAARENKLDPVIGREHEMERVMQILSRRTKNNPVLIGEPGVGKTAVVEGLAQAIVRGDVPETIKDKQLYTLDLGSLVAGSRYRGDFEERLKKVLKEIRTRGDIILFIDEIHTLVGAGAAEGAIDAASILKPMLARGELQTIGATTLDEYRKHIEKDAALERRFQPIQVQEPTVPLTIEILKGLRDRYEAHHRVSITDGALTAAATLADRYISDRFLPDKAIDLIDEAGARLRIRRMTAPPELKAMDVEIAAVKKRKEDAIDAQDFEGAAALRDDEQKLITARADKERLWKSGGLDEISEVDEELIAEVLANSTGIPVFKLTEAESTRLLKMEDEIHKRVIGQNEAIKSISQAIRRTRSGLKDPKRPGGSFIFAGPTGVGKTELAKALAEFLFGDEDALITLDMSEYSEKHTVSRLFGAPPGYVGYEEGGQLTEKVRRRPFSVVLFDEVEKAHADLFNSLLQILEDGRLTDSQGRVVDFKNTIIIMTTNLGTRDISKSIATGFQSGSDTQTGYNRMRARVTEELKQHFRPEFLNRVDDVVVFPQLTQDEIIEIVDLMIARLEGRLADKGMGIELTPAAKILLATKGYDPAMGARPLRRTIQREIEDHLSEKILFGELKDGDIISVDVEGEGDDAKFTFVGTAKPHVPEAITASA from the coding sequence ATGTTTGAGCGATTTACTGATCGAGCCCGACGTGTTGTTGTGCTGGCCCAAGAAGAGGCCCGCATGCTCAACCACAATTACATTGGCACTGAGCACATTCTGCTCGGCCTCATCCACGAGGGTGAAGGTGTTGCCGCCAAGGCCCTGGAGTCCTTGAACATTTCCCTTGACGGTGTCCGGGAACAGGTCCAGGAAATTATTGGACAGGGACAGCAGGCCCCCAGCGGTCACATCCCGTTCACCCCGCGCGCCAAGAAGGTTCTTGAACTTTCACTGCGTGAGGCCCTGCAACTGGGCCACAACTACATCGGCACGGAGCACATTCTGCTCGGGTTGATCCGTGAAGGTGAAGGCGTTGCCGCGCAGGTGCTGGTGAAGCTTGGTGCTGATCTGGGCCGTGTGCGCCAGCAGGTCATCCAACTGCTCTCCGGCTACCAGGGCAAGGAGCCTGTCGCAAGCGGCGGCAACCAGCCCGAAGGCCAGCCTGCCGGCTCGGTTGTTCTTGACCAGTTTGGCCGGAACCTGACCCAGGCTGCGCGCGAAAACAAGCTTGACCCAGTCATTGGGCGCGAGCACGAGATGGAACGCGTCATGCAGATCCTCTCCCGCCGCACGAAGAACAACCCTGTCCTCATTGGTGAGCCCGGCGTGGGCAAGACGGCGGTTGTTGAAGGTTTGGCGCAGGCCATCGTGCGTGGCGACGTGCCCGAGACCATCAAGGACAAGCAGCTGTACACCCTTGACCTGGGTTCCCTCGTGGCCGGCTCGCGCTACCGAGGTGATTTCGAGGAGCGCCTGAAGAAGGTTCTCAAGGAAATCCGCACCCGCGGGGACATCATCTTGTTCATCGATGAAATCCACACCCTTGTGGGTGCCGGCGCCGCCGAGGGAGCCATCGACGCGGCCTCGATCCTGAAGCCAATGCTGGCCCGCGGCGAGCTGCAGACCATCGGTGCCACCACGCTGGACGAGTACCGCAAGCACATTGAGAAGGATGCTGCGCTCGAGCGCCGTTTCCAGCCCATCCAGGTGCAGGAACCAACAGTTCCGCTGACCATTGAGATCCTCAAGGGACTGCGCGACCGCTACGAGGCACACCACCGCGTGTCCATCACAGACGGTGCCCTGACTGCTGCGGCAACGCTGGCGGATCGGTACATCTCGGACCGCTTCCTGCCGGACAAGGCCATTGACTTGATTGATGAGGCAGGTGCGCGCCTGCGCATCCGCCGCATGACGGCCCCGCCGGAGCTCAAGGCCATGGACGTTGAAATTGCTGCCGTCAAGAAGCGCAAGGAAGACGCCATTGATGCCCAGGACTTTGAGGGTGCCGCTGCGTTGCGCGACGACGAGCAGAAGCTCATCACCGCTCGTGCCGACAAGGAACGGCTGTGGAAGTCCGGTGGCCTGGATGAGATCTCCGAGGTCGACGAGGAACTGATCGCCGAAGTCCTTGCCAATTCCACCGGCATCCCCGTCTTCAAGCTGACCGAGGCCGAGTCCACGCGTCTGCTGAAGATGGAAGACGAAATCCACAAGCGCGTGATTGGTCAGAACGAGGCCATCAAGTCCATCTCGCAGGCCATCCGCCGCACCCGTTCGGGGTTGAAGGATCCCAAGCGCCCCGGTGGCTCGTTCATCTTCGCCGGACCCACAGGTGTTGGCAAGACCGAGCTGGCCAAGGCTCTTGCCGAGTTCTTGTTCGGCGATGAAGATGCACTCATCACCTTGGACATGTCCGAGTACTCGGAGAAGCACACCGTGTCCCGTCTGTTCGGTGCCCCTCCGGGCTATGTTGGCTACGAAGAGGGTGGGCAGCTGACCGAGAAGGTCCGCCGCCGTCCGTTCTCCGTGGTGCTCTTCGATGAGGTTGAGAAGGCGCACGCGGACCTGTTCAACTCCTTGTTGCAGATCCTGGAAGATGGCCGCCTGACCGACAGCCAGGGCCGTGTTGTTGACTTCAAGAACACCATCATCATCATGACGACCAACCTGGGAACGCGCGACATTTCCAAGTCGATCGCCACCGGGTTCCAGTCGGGTTCGGACACTCAGACCGGGTACAACCGGATGCGGGCACGGGTCACGGAAGAACTCAAGCAGCACTTCCGCCCCGAGTTCCTGAACCGTGTTGATGACGTTGTGGTGTTCCCGCAGCTGACACAGGACGAAATCATCGAGATCGTCGACCTGATGATTGCACGCCTGGAGGGCCGCCTGGCTGACAAGGGCATGGGCATCGAGCTCACGCCCGCAGCCAAGATCCTGCTCGCCACCAAGGGCTACGATCCCGCCATGGGTGCCCGGCCGCTGCGCCGCACCATCCAGCGCGAGATCGAGGACCACCTCTCCGAGAAGATCCTGTTCGGCGAGCTGAAGGATGGCGACATCATCAGCGTGGACGTTGAAGGCGAAGGCGACGACGCAAAGTTCACCTTTGTGGGCACCGCCAAGCCGCATGTGCCGGAAGCCATTACAGCCTCTGCATAA
- a CDS encoding Lsr2 family protein, whose product MAQKIHITLVDDIDHSPADENVTFGLDGINYEIDLTAGNAQALRDALSKYIAAGRRVGGRAVRGRGPAAAPKGNSDVAAIRAWARDNGYTVHERGRIQAEIRDAYYAAQGGQA is encoded by the coding sequence ATGGCACAGAAAATTCACATCACACTCGTGGACGACATTGACCATAGTCCGGCTGATGAAAATGTCACTTTCGGTTTGGACGGCATCAATTACGAGATCGACCTGACCGCAGGGAATGCCCAGGCTTTGCGCGATGCACTGAGCAAATACATTGCTGCCGGCCGTCGTGTCGGCGGACGCGCAGTGCGCGGCCGTGGCCCCGCTGCAGCACCCAAGGGAAACAGCGATGTAGCGGCGATCCGTGCGTGGGCACGCGACAACGGCTACACAGTGCATGAGCGCGGCCGCATCCAGGCCGAGATCCGGGACGCGTACTACGCAGCCCAGGGCGGCCAGGCGTAG